In Paenibacillus kyungheensis, the following are encoded in one genomic region:
- the rplM gene encoding 50S ribosomal protein L13, whose translation MRTTYIAKPSEVERNWHIIDAEGKTLGRLASEAAALIRGKHKPQFTPHVDGGDFVIVINADKIHLTGKKLQDKKYYRHSMHPGGLKVTTADEMIKNKPERVIEFAVHGMLPKTRMGNQMKLRLKAYAGVEHPHAAQKPEVYELRG comes from the coding sequence ATGCGTACGACGTACATTGCGAAGCCAAGTGAAGTAGAACGCAATTGGCACATTATCGATGCTGAAGGCAAAACGCTTGGTCGTTTGGCTAGTGAAGCAGCTGCACTTATTCGCGGCAAACACAAACCACAATTTACCCCTCATGTAGACGGTGGAGATTTCGTTATCGTAATCAATGCTGACAAAATCCACTTGACTGGTAAAAAATTGCAAGACAAAAAATACTACCGTCACTCCATGCATCCAGGTGGTCTTAAAGTTACCACTGCTGATGAAATGATCAAAAACAAACCTGAACGTGTAATCGAATTTGCAGTTCATGGTATGCTTCCAAAAACTCGTATGGGTAACCAAATGAAGTTAAGATTGAAAGCATATGCTGGCGTAGAACACCCACATGCAGCACAAAAACCGGAAGTTTACGAACTTCGCGGCTAA
- the rpsI gene encoding 30S ribosomal protein S9: MAQVQYYGTGRRKHSVARVRLVPGEGRIVINKRDINEYFGLDTLKLIVKQPLNLTETIGSYDVIVLAHGGGISGQAGAIRHGISRALLKADPELRGSLKKAGFLTRDPRMKERKKYGLKAARRAPQFSKR, from the coding sequence ATGGCACAAGTACAATACTATGGGACAGGTCGTCGTAAACATTCGGTAGCACGTGTTCGCCTTGTACCGGGTGAAGGACGCATTGTCATCAATAAACGCGACATCAATGAATATTTCGGTTTAGATACACTTAAACTGATCGTAAAACAACCACTTAACTTGACAGAAACAATCGGAAGCTACGATGTAATCGTATTAGCTCACGGTGGTGGTATTTCTGGTCAAGCAGGAGCAATCCGTCACGGTATTTCCCGTGCATTGCTTAAAGCTGATCCTGAACTTCGTGGATCTTTGAAAAAAGCTGGATTCCTGACTCGTGACCCTCGTATGAAAGAGCGTAAAAAATACGGTCTTAAAGCAGCACGTCGCGCACCTCAGTTCTCCAAACGTTAA